The Nymphaea colorata isolate Beijing-Zhang1983 chromosome 7, ASM883128v2, whole genome shotgun sequence DNA window AGCTTTAGCTCGACTTGTCTCTTGAAAGGCTCAGGTCAAACTCAAGTAGGGCTCGAGTCACCAACTCGAACACAAAATGCCTCGACCTCCTTGCTTGGGTCAGCAAAGCTCAAGTTTGAGCTCAGCTCAGTTCAACTTCAGCCAACCAAGCATTAAAGAAAATCATTTTAAGATCAAAGGGCAATAAGCAAATTTGAAATAGACCACTTGTTAAATGGGCAAGTGAGACAAGCAATATGCAACAAAGTTGGTTGTATTAATATTAAGAAAGACATTCTCTATAGATGTTTTATACAAGCTTATTCCAGCCTCAACGAGCCACCCTTGCCTAGCTAGAGTTCAACTCATTAAAGATGTGTTTAATTTATGAGTCAAACTTGGCTATTTTAATAGATGAGAGCCTTCAACTCATTCTGCACCCTACTAACATGAATGAGAACCATTAGGGAACATCCACGGCTGCAAATATTGTGAATCCATTATAAACTGAAATGCCCTTGCTCTCagactatgtcacatgagtgcggggtgTGGGTGATGGTGCCGGTGCGAGtgcggcaagttccaaaaagAATTAGGTGCAGGTGCagtgagatatatatatatatatatatatatatatatatatatagataagtaattttatttgtctatatttttaaactttttttatgaaggttaccttaatctcacacaaaattaaaagttttattaaataaaataggggaggagagagagaagagggaaagatagaagaaagaaaaaaaaattaaaaaaaaaaacaagagaaaagaacagGTGCGGTCAGCAGCACTCGATTCGTTTTGACCGAGTCAGGTGGCGTGCCGGGCCACACCGGCACCCGAGTCAACGTGGGTGCGCCACCATATCtggcgcacccgtgtgacttagcacCCAGATTTCACTTACTACTTTTACTATATTTTATGAACTCTAAACCAGATGAGCACGACTTGTTTTACTCATTGAATCTATTTCATGGGAAAAAGAGGAACAACATATCATGTCAAGCACATTAGATACCATAACTTTAAATACCAACAAAACCATGGCCTGCAGATATGACAGCCCATATAGCTGGCATAATCAAAAGAATAAGATTCAGTACAAATGAAACAGAATGTCAACGAACTCATTAAATTCACAAACTTACAAGAATATTCTTGTTAGTGGGCCATGCTGAGGTGCCAAGCAATGCCACACTGACAGATGAAGAAACATAATGCCAGAACCATCTCCAGATATGACCTCTGACATCCGTATATTTTCAGATGAACTTGTTCCTCCTGCCACCACGATTCCGAACTCTGGTCTTCCTTAATACTAGTTTTCCTAGGATAGGTTATCGGATTTGTGAAATCAACTACTGCCTTCTGCCATGACCCCGACAGATTGGAGATAGATGGTGCAAACAGCCAAAATGTCACGAAGAATCacacaaaatgttacaaaaaGATAAACACTTGAACTTGAATATGATGTGCCAAGTAAACAATCAACAACATCATTAACTCAAGTCTTTTGACAAAGTGATTCTGTGAACACATCCTGTAATTAGCAGCAAATTTTACATGGACCAGCGCAAGAAAATGACCAGCGGCAATCCATTTACCATGCAGAATTGTATATTAATATCATACAAGCACAAGCCTGATTTTGATGCTGATTTTCCTGTGAAGGCCTTTTTCCATTTCTGAAGATGCCAGACTATGTTATATAACAGATTATTACAGCAAGGAAACCAAAAAGTGATGCCAAAACTCTGCAATTGTCAAGAGTCTCTACTCCTGACCCTCTTCTTCATTTGTGCAGATAATCTCAAGAATGTATTTGAATCTTCAAATTTCCCAGAAAACTTCAAACGCTTGGCAAGCTCTTCAAGTATATCAGGTTTCCCTGCCTTAGAAAAGTCAGCAGCAAACTTGTTGTAATCCAACTGTGGAGCTTTCATGCCTTTGTTTATCATCTCCTCTATGTACATGCAAGCCTCTTCAGCTCTGCCTGTTCTGATAAGCCCATTGATGAAAACTGTATAGGAATTATCATCAGGGCAACAACCTTTTCTTAACATTTCATTCCAGACTGCCAGCCccatttcataattttttgacAGGAAGAAGGACTTCATTATCATGTTGTAAGTGTGTATTGTCGGctccaatccattttcaatcattttattataAATTCTTGCAGCATCAGCTGGCATGTTTCGGTTGGTCATCAACTTAATCAAGGCATTGTAAGTTCGACCATCAGGAGgacatccattttttttcatctcttgcaGCAACTTATAGACATAAACCATTTTTCCAACATTCCCAAAGCCAACAATCAAACAAGTATAGACTGCAATATCTGGCTTGCATCCGCTAGCTTGCATTTCATCAAAGTACTGCATGGCAACATCCATTTTTTTCGATTTGCAGAGATTTCTCATCAAGATTGTGTAACTTTTCACGTTGGGTGAAGGTCCTTTAACTTTCATGAGTTCAAAGAGCTTGATAGCCTCAGATTTCCTCCCACCCATGAAAAGCCCCTCTAGCATGGTGTTGTGAGCAACAATGTCAGGCTTAAATCCCTTGTCCACCATCTCATTCCAAATTTTTCCTGCCTCCACCAAATTTTTCACCTTGCACCACCCCGAGAGCAGAACGGAATATGTCTTGAGATCTGGAGGAAACCTATCCTTCATTTTCTCACACAAAGATTGGGCTTCCTTAGCCAGCTTTGCTCTTCCAAGCGCATCGAGCAGTGCATTCAACGTATTGATATCTGCTTCAAAGTTGTACCTCTTCATCAACTCAAATATACTAACAGCCTTCTTCATCTCCCTGCCAGCAGCAAATGCCTTAGTTGCTATAATGAAAGTCTCCATTGTGATCACACCGTTCTTCCCCATCTCTTCAAACATAGCCACCATGCTCTCAAACTGCCTAGTCTTTCCTAGGATGTTCATCATCGCATTGTATGTCTGTGAATCATGAGAGAAACCTGGCTGCTGCCCTGCCCAGTAAAAGAATCTCGAAGCAGGCTTCCAGGCATGCCGGAATCGATTTAAGACATCCACAACCAGCACGTGTGAAACCATCACATTGCATTGGTTTAGAACTGCTTCCATATTCCTGTCAGAAGCAAACAATTCATTAACGACTTTGTACACTCTATCGACCTCTTTGGCATAGATCTCTCTTTCCCTGCTCTTCTCAGAATCACTGCCACTGTCACCACCAGCACTGCCCCTACCATCATCATTATAATCATCACCAACATCACCATCAACAAATAAATGAGTGTCATTAGCAACTTCATCTCCATTCCTTTTGTCCACTTCTTCCTCCAAAAGTGTAGAAAATTTTCTACACATATGTGGCCCCATTAGCATGCCAAACGAGAAACTAAGATTCAGAGCCCTGGAGGTGCACAATGTTTCATGCCTAACTTTTGGTAAAGGGACCGAAGAAGTGATATATGGCAAAAAGCATGGAGCTTGACAGAAAAGAGTATAGACACAATGATGAGCACCAAAATGATGCAAATCAGACACGGACAGAGAGCTACCATGAGGAACGCGCACTTGCCATCCGCAAAATCGTCCTTGTCCTCTTCTTCTGCGAGTGGCACAGATGCTGTCACAGATGAAGGGGCCATATTTGCTGTTCCAAGGGACAGCTGTTGCTGCTGCTATcgttgaagaaggggaagataACTGCCGCTTAAGAGAAGTCAATGGAGACATGTTCCACAGTGATCCATTCTACTGACATGAGTATCTCCTCAAAATGTCTCTTTGAAGGTTTCCCTTCTGGAATGGCCACAAGGAGAAGGGATTCATCTGCAAGGGAGTCAATGGAGGAGGTAGAAATTCAGGTCATGAGGAATAAATATATagtcaatgaaaaaaaatacttctAGGTTAAActaacaaatgtttcaaaagaaaaaaaaaaacatattgaatGTTGCTTAGGATGAGTTGTTGCATAGAAGGTGAATTGCAATATCTCACAACAATGAATAACAGGAACTCTATCTtcagtacaaaaaaaaaaaaggagactgATAACACAAGCACATGAAGATACATTCTTATGCAAGATTCATTGAACGAATCATGCTTTTCTATTGCAAGCACATAAAAATATAGGAAAGTGCTATCAAATATGTCGATGGCACCACACTTGGAGTCATATAAGACACGTCTCATACAAGTAGGGAATTCAAATATGTTGAAGGTGGCACAGACGTTTTTCTactacaaggaaaaaaaagtacaGAAGAGCGTTTGGAGTCACCATACATGCAATGATATATTATAAGAATGCATCACACAAATAGCCAATCTATCTATTatgtttcatgaacatgttAGTTGGGTAGGTTTCCTTGAAAAGAGAAACCAATGTCAAGTCATGCACGTTTTTTGAAGGGAAGAACCTGAACTCCTGAAGAAGCACAAACTACAAACAGAAGATACACAGTAATTTCCTAAAGATGTCGAACTTGAATTTAGAGTTAAAAAAACAACTCCTTTAAATAATTTTGATGCTCAAACCAGGTTCCTGACatacaaaaccatttttttctcaaacaatATTCCATCCTTCGATGCTCAAACAAGATGGAGTCTAGGAGGAGATTTTTGTGCAACTTGAGGCTGAAACAAGATGCCAATGCAAATTGGAAAAAATTTCCATTCAGCAATTCAGGTTATTGAAAGCGAGATTTTATTCATTTCACAATTGTGATGCTCAAACAAGACTCCAATTCTTCTCCTCATCATTTGCCTACAAAAACGTCATAAAACCAACAAAAGATTAATAAATTCCTTTCAGTCCCATCAGAAATTGTCACTTAGCATGCCAAGAAGTCAATAACGGTTTTAAACTTTCAAAGGGTGAAAACTGCCCTGCCCTAATCGGGTAGAATCTCCCAATAGCGGACTGCAGACGGCAGGCATGGAGACAATGAGGGGGGACTCACTTGCCTAATGGGGTAAAAGGGAAGCTCCATGCTGACGGACACTTCTCGAGCTCAGCAGCTTTGAACTGTGACGGAGTGACGTAGGGTCGCCACGCTGAAACGATGAAGCACCTCGGGCAAAGGCAGAATCGCCGGCGGCTGGCTGTTCGAGCTTTGTAGGAATGAAGACCCACTCCCGGGGGCGGACGCCGGCGGTTGCAGAGTATAAGGGGCCGcaaatgtgagagagagagagagagttaacaCAGTCGCCGACGACGGTAGATGGAGTGAACTTCAGCTCGGTGTTGGATCTGCTGGTCCCTCGAGGGATTCAAATCGAAGTTACAGGGGAAAGAACAACTAAAATGAACAGAGCACTAGGGTGCCCGCGAACAAGAACATCAACGGATCCTATTCGGATTGGATCATACCTGTTACCATATCCGACTAACAGGTGAACCGAATTCTAACTCCAACATTAAGATCCAAACCTAAATCGAATCTCTCTATGTGTAATCTGATTAGGATGTTCATTAAAATTCGATTCATTAGAAAACATGTAGCTCCATTCACATTTGTAATAATGCAAATTAGTAAATATGATAATAAACTCCATGGATATTGAGATAACATGAtggatagggatgtcaacggatcattGGACTCAAATGTACCCATTACCATATCCAACTCATGGGATATCCAtatatttggatctgaattcaaatccaaatgcgatcatatccaaatttgaattcgattAGAACCCGAATCCTCAATTCGAAATCCGAACTtgatttgaacatgaaattttaatttgaaatccgaattcaatccaaatccgacttcATAAATTCACGgtcgaatccgatttttaaatgCGAATCCAATACACATTATTATTAATAATGTTCAAAAAcgccttttatatatatgcatattggATATGGTGCCAATCAAAATTGAAAGGACAACATGCTGCCCAACCAGAATTTATCATTTGGCTGGATGTACTTGAATGAGATGCATTCGGTCGACATAGATCTACTTGGCTGCATTTGGTAAAGAAATCTGGACCCAGCTAAAGGAATTTTGATCGTAGTCCAAAATCTAATACCTGATTACACATAAATGTTCATCTTAAACTAGTTGGATCtaattttagtaaaaaaaaaagggggaccAAAAACCAAGTATAGGTTTGAGCATAATTATCTCTGGTAAGTTAAAACATTTCAAGGATGGTAGGGCTGACTCAAATATGAGCAGTTTACAACAATATAAGTAAATATTTGAAGCTAAGAAAcatcaatgacaaatatttgCCAACATGGATTGACCAAACGATTTGGTCTTTCCAACAAAGGAGTCTTGGTTGCATTggttgcgttttttttttaactcaacgTAGCGCAATTGGGTGGCAAGGCGATTTACTTCAAGTGCTTCATTGTTTGAATCCCGCAGCCATTGTCACGctttagtatgttatttttttgagCTGCCAGCATAACTCTCGAGTTAACAAATATATCATAGGTCCATCAAGACTTTAAGCAAACTAAAGCCTGCCATGGAGGCATAAAGATATGACATGACGCTTTTAGGTCAAAGatggtttcaaaaaaaaaaactattaaactttttttagtgtcaaataaattatatgttaTTTGGAATCAAATATTTAGATGGAATTGTTTTCGTTTTCAAGAGGACAAAAACTATGGACTTTTTTTTAAGTATCAAATAAGTCCTATACTTTTGGAGTTAAATATTTAGATGGGATTGTTTTCGTTGTGGTCATCTGAAAATGCCAACTGGATTGATTACTCCGtgtccgtttttttttttttaatttatatatacaaagaaaacttgaacttgaacttgaacGTTCAGGTCTTAGATTCCTACTCTGTACCCTATAAGGTGACTGCTCCAAAGGAAAATTTTTGCCTTTTAAGAAACGAAGAAAAGTGAGGAGCACCTGCATTTTTGTTCGGACCAGAAGCCATCCTTTCATCGCGAACGCCACTTCTGCCCAACTCTTTCGTATTCGTATCAACATTGAAGATATTCTGCTACCATCAGGGCGAGCCGGTACAGGCGTCATGTCAGGAACACGAATCCAAATACGTTGCCCTTGAAATTCCTCCATTGAAGCTTTCATTTGCAGCGTCCAACGACAAGTAAGAACCATTGGCCCATCGGCCACCCAACGGCTTATCATCCCCGAACTCTCCTCTGAAGGGCACGATGCTGCAGGTTAGGTTTCCCCTCGGTCCGAGAGAGGCGTTTGCTAGGAATCCTTCGATGCGTATCGTTTGATCGATCATCTCCTTCCGGATCCGTAGGCAACCATTCGTTGGAGGTTTCCATCCCGTTGGAGAGAGAGCGCCACTCAATTAGGTTTGGTTTGCATTTTCAAACGCTTTTTTACTGGCAAGCGTGCTTCTAATCAAATTTGTTTACTGAAAAAATGAGTTTCCCATGGTTTACCCATTAAAGTTGGTGTGCAATCTAAGATTGATTCTTCACTCATAATGAACACAACGACAAATAGTTAGTAGGGCATAATGAACAAATCTATgagcttaaattttgaaactgctTGCGATACAATTCTTTCTAGAACCTGTAcgaaatttttttgttcctactATCTATGCTGGGGAtagttcaaatttttatattttcatatttttaattcatCTCGGCCATCTCGGCTCTTATAAATATGTGCAAAACACCCTTTCATTATGAATAAATTCTTTTGAGCACATTCtattatgaaaagatgaatatAAATGGAGCCATGAACTGTTGTTTTAATGCTTCCGATACCCACTCATGCAAGCGATGCTGCGATAGTTACTAAGTTAATTATGTACGTAGTACCTTCTTATAATCTGAAACGAGCGCGCAATCATGAGAAATAAGTCAAGCTCCAACTGCCTGCATTGTTCTACCTTAGAACgaaccaatatataaataaagccTTCATGATTTTTTGCTGTAGAAAAATAAGATTATAACGTTTGTTTCTTAGGTATTAGATGTTTATCTTGAGTGGATACAACCCACACCTATGATTTTCACCTCATTGGCTCTGTATCTTCATTACAATTAAATATTTTCAGTATACACTACAATTTTCATAATCCTTTTCAAGTCCAAACCTGTTTGTTCAGTGCGAATGGGTTGTGTAACAAGTTTCAAAAACATTACAGGAATTCAATGTAATCAGATCTTTCTGTAGCTGTAGAATTCATAAGCTGCcaccaaaacaaaaactcatgcTCGAAGGATTCACATCCGTATATCAATAGAATATGCCACAGAGAGCTCATTAAACACGAGTCTTCCATCAGATCGATTACGTGGAGATCGTTTTCTATTTCTACCTTCCTGTAGCTTCTTTTCCCATATTCCACATTTACAGAAACGAACTCAATGCATGGGGAGAAGCAAATACCCCTCAGTTATGTACAACCTGAGAAGTTATCTCATATGTGCTATCCTTTTTTTCCGACAGAATCCTTGAGATCTGAAGGCCCCTTATGTACAACCTGAGAAGCTATCTCATATGTGCTATCCTTTTTTCCCGCCAGAATCCTTGAGATCTGCAGGCCCCTGCTGAAGGCTTGATTGAAAAGTAAGCGAGTCTGGAACTCTGACATGAAAGGGAACCATGAGAGAACCGCGATGGGTGCAAATATTATGAGCCCCATTATATACTCATATGTCCTCGCAAGCTCCTTAATGGATTCCCACAATCCAATTTTTCGAACCACTGGCCTGCAAGCTGGGCCAATCTGATAGACAGACCAGTATTAGCATATGTCAATCAAAAGCTCGTTAGACATATAAATGGATCAAATTCATAGacaaacatgagaaaaatgaaaaggaagtatccaacagaaagaaaaagaacacaGAATACCCACAAGCAAAAAGGCCCATCCTGTTGGCAGGAAACCAAGCAAGGCAGCAAACACGTCTGCAATGGTAAGGCCACAAACTACGAACAAGACAGTGAGAACAGAGACGAATCCAAGGAAAAGAAGTGCTTTCAAAATCCTGAACATGAGCTGAAAGTCGGTACCAAACTTTCTTCTACCCATTGATACCATCTGGCAACaaaaattcaattgaaattgtcttaaaatgaaaatcaaaatcgTCACAGAAAGCTAAATGAAGGTGTCTTTCCCATATAATTGTCCTTAGAAGCGAGGTCAGAGTCCAATCATGATCAAACAAATATATCAATGTAATCCATTTTCAAGTTCCTAGTTCTCAGGCATTATTTTCATCATGCTTCCTACATTCTGTAAACTGTAACCAGATGAACTTCACCCTTTTATTACAGCGAACTCATTTCATATATTCCAACCACATGCTTCAAGAAAATATCTgcagaacaaaaaaatatgaatatgtcATGTCAATCAAACAAATTCATCAGACATAAATACCTTTAAGACCAATAAAACAGTCGCCATAACCAGCCATGACAGCCCATAAACCTGGCAAAATAGAAATAAGTTTCAGCagacaaaaaatggaaatgtgaAACAAATGTATTTGGTCCTGTCAAGGAATCACTGCATTCACACAACTTACTAGAATACTCTTGTTGTGGTGGGCTATGTTGAGATGATAAACAATGCCATACTGATAGATGAAGAAGCGCAATGCCAGAAGTATCTCCAGCAGACGCCCTCTCATATCTGTATATTTCAGGTGAACTTGTTCCTCTTCCCACCAGGATTCCCAACTCTTATCTGCTTGAATACCAATACCCCCACGATTTCCAACCCACCGTGTCCAATCTGTGAAATCATCTACTGTTTTCTGCCATTCAAACCCTGACGGATTGAACACAGAAGGTGCAAACAACCAAGATGCAACCAAGAACCACATAGAGAACGTTACAAAAAGATAAACATTTGAAGTCGAATATGATGTGCCGTAAACCTGATAAACAATCAACAATATCATTAATTCAAGTCCTTTAACAAAGTGGCTGCGTGAATACATCCGGTAATTAGCAGCAAATTTTAGATGCTCCACTCCAAACCCACGGCCAGTAGGTCTGTATTTGGCACCGCCATGCAATATTGTCCTGCCATAATAATGGGCTTTTGTTCCAAGCTGGAAGGTGAAGAAAACAGGGGCTAGCTGCAACTGCATGATGATAAATTCGCCAATAGCAGTACGAAATCCTTTCTCAAGTCCAATCTCCATTACCATAGGCAGTACAAGCAATAAACCAAGCTGAAAGACAGATTGAGTAGCCAAAGCAGATTCAAGAGCTTTGCTTTGCTGGCTGTTTGTATGCCTTAATAATTCTTTTTCCAGGCCACTCAACACCAAATATAAGCGTCCATAAAGGAAAACATAGACAATCAGCACAGTCACCTAGGAGAGATTTGAATATTAGACTATATCACAAATGTCAAAAAATTAGATAAGAAATTGCATCCATATTCGAGATGGTCAAAATGTATAGTCTGGGACACAACATATGCTAACGCAATAAGCGCATAAAGCACTCTCCTATGGTTCAAGAGATGAAAGAACTGTGGCCTCTAATCAGGTCCTTACCCAGGCCATCTTTCGAAGTACAATGAACCATATATATCCCATAAGTTTCATAGCAAAGATAAACAAAACATACCATGCTACTGAAGTAAAATCCAACTGTTGTGAAGTAGAATGATAACATCCTGTAGAAGTCAAAGCGGCGGCCTAATCTGTAAACATCACGGCTCAGAGTCTGTTCTCCATTTCCATTGGAGACCTTTGCTTCAAAGAGTGAAATCTGATTCATTCCAACATCACGACCCTTTCCAACTTGGATATATTCATGATGAGTAATATTTCCTCCACGAAGTGTGGAATTGTACCCTATGCAATTGTAGATCGTTAACAACTTAACatcataaatttaaattaagCAGAAACAACCTCATAAACAAGAGACGCACATATTACCTGAAAATATGTCCTCACTCAAATTGATCCCTTTTGAAGCTTTGCTTATGCCACCTCTTGTTAGGTGAAATATCCTATCAAAAATATCAGGATGGCCATAGTGGAAGCGTACTCTGAAATGACATCCCAAATCAATTCAAGGACAGGTATGTaatctataaaaataaaaatgcatcaacAGAGAAATTCCATGATTCTAAGCAATGCTCCTATTGGGCATGCCAAGCAACATGGTCTAAGCAGTACTCCTATGGGCACACCAAGCAACACCACAACTTCAGGAAATTTTTCCTGGTACTGCTACATTTGTCTGAGATTCATCCACACTGTAAAAGCATGAGTAAAGAACAGAATTCCAACGTCAAGAATATAAAAAAGATGGATAGGCATTACGCCTCAGCCATGCAAATGCACGTCACCCAGGAGTATTCCCAATCTAAAACACTAAATTGGGACCACAAGAAATAGAGGAAATTGCTTCTTTAAGCTTCAtgatcttaaaaaaaaaaaaaaaaaagaaaaatttctctTCTAATTTCTCTTCTATGCATGTCAAGGATTTTTAGATGAGGACTAACATTCACTATAGAGGAAGGATGAGAAAATATGTACATCTTCAAGGAAGACCCCTTctattcatgttcttttgtctTGACGCCATCATTGGAGTCTACTAAGCCTATTTCTTGTATGGGTGTCTCCAATGTGTATAAATATAATAAGTCAAACTTTGGAATGAATATCTTGGTCATCACGGGTGctcctttcatgaaaagcttGTCCGATGCATCACAGACATAAATTCCACGAATCCCACcattaaattttgatgaaaacaatTGCTCAAGTTGTCAATTATGTAACAGAATGGTGTCACagttcaattaaataaataaaagaactTCAAGACCGACTAAAATCATTCTCCAAATGTGGAAGTCcattatgtaatttttttcactAATGAATACTCTCATTAAACTTAAAATCGTCTGGGCGCATGCTATTTACTACTGATCACCACGACAACATAGTTTCAAAAGAGAGAAATGCAAAcaccttttcttattttttgggtGAAAGAAATGTAATGCAACTGATGAAATCTCCATTAACATAACATATAACAGAACAAGATATGAAAGAACGCAGCAGAAACCATGTTGAGAGTTGAAACGGTTAAATAGATGCATGTCCCCTTCTTAATAAATATGCAAAATCTGTTTTATGTCAGGTTTTGAAGCAATTCCATGCTTCAAAATGCACTAGAGAACCACCTAGATGtgctttttagtttttcctttccCAGCGAGTTTTCCAACTCTTAGAAGTGATACCTATGCAAATATCcgatttctttatttttgcatATTCAAATAATGATACCTATGTAGCATATTCAAATAGAGATATAATATTAAAGTCTCAATTTGAAAGCTTAaagtgggtgcatgcatgaataaGCACCAAAAAAATACAGCTGAATGACAGAAACAATCAAAGTGCCAAAGCTATAAAGTTAGATGGAATGTAGTTGATGAAAGTTTATCACATGTTGGAAGAAGaaagttcataaaatgaaagcagatgCAGCTGCTTGCTGATGTCATTGTCATGTGCCATATGAGAAGATAATAACTAGGAATCATATGAGTGAAGGATACATTACTTGAGTGGATTTGCTAAAACTCGCTGTCCAATAGTTACAAAACTTGTTTCTTGATTTGACATGAACCACGCAAGAGATGAAACACTGTAACACAAGAAAAAGGTCAAAAGCATTGATTATATCAAAAAGTTCAGGAAAGGAATAATTGAGCTGCAGCAAGTTGTTCTTCATAAACATAGAGACAAGCTTCCTTCTAcataatgaaaagttaaaagtgCTAAACGAATTGTTGAAGAAGCACTCAATGCTAGAGGTCTACTTGAAGTAAAAGAGGTTCTACAACTCAATAGGAAGGGAAGGGGGGAAGAAACGCCACATGATGAATTCCTCATGAgtatcattattttattattggtTAGAGTATAGATGTAGAAGTTTAACAAGACAATCTttaacaaaaacattaaaatgcaTCCAGGAACTGCATCCACTCAAATTCTAAGAATCAAAAGGTAAATATGTAATGCTGA harbors:
- the LOC116258025 gene encoding pentatricopeptide repeat-containing protein At3g62470, mitochondrial-like, translated to MSPLTSLKRQLSSPSSTIAAATAVPWNSKYGPFICDSICATRRRRGQGRFCGWQVRVPHGSSLSVSDLHHFGAHHCVYTLFCQAPCFLPYITSSVPLPKVRHETLCTSRALNLSFSFGMLMGPHMCRKFSTLLEEEVDKRNGDEVANDTHLFVDGDVGDDYNDDGRGSAGGDSGSDSEKSREREIYAKEVDRVYKVVNELFASDRNMEAVLNQCNVMVSHVLVVDVLNRFRHAWKPASRFFYWAGQQPGFSHDSQTYNAMMNILGKTRQFESMVAMFEEMGKNGVITMETFIIATKAFAAGREMKKAVSIFELMKRYNFEADINTLNALLDALGRAKLAKEAQSLCEKMKDRFPPDLKTYSVLLSGWCKVKNLVEAGKIWNEMVDKGFKPDIVAHNTMLEGLFMGGRKSEAIKLFELMKVKGPSPNVKSYTILMRNLCKSKKMDVAMQYFDEMQASGCKPDIAVYTCLIVGFGNVGKMVYVYKLLQEMKKNGCPPDGRTYNALIKLMTNRNMPADAARIYNKMIENGLEPTIHTYNMIMKSFFLSKNYEMGLAVWNEMLRKGCCPDDNSYTVFINGLIRTGRAEEACMYIEEMINKGMKAPQLDYNKFAADFSKAGKPDILEELAKRLKFSGKFEDSNTFLRLSAQMKKRVRSRDS